From the Syntrophorhabdaceae bacterium genome, the window TTGACATCAGGAGTAGAGGGTAGATGAACCTCATTTGTATAATCAAGTTATCTGTTCGTTGCGGGCAGAAAAGAGGAGGATGAAATGAAGAAGACGATGATCTTGCTGTTTACCGTGCTGTTGGTCTTGGTGGTGTCCATGGCTTATGCGGAAGAAAAGCAATGGGCAGATCAAACCATACTGTCTCCCGAGGAACAAATTGAATACTTAAGTGATTCCATCAAGACGTATGACGGTATTATAAAGGATATCGATGAAGTTATCGGTATCTATCAGAACCAGAGAACCTCCATTATTGAAGAGCGTGCCAGGCTCGGTGTTTATAAAGAAATGCTCGTATCCTCCAGCCAAAAACCGCTAAAACTGAGAGGCGCCGGAAAGGAAATTGTAGGTTATACAACTGCCGGCGCTTTAGGTGCGGTGAGTCCTGCAGGCGGTGTAGCTTTAGCAGTAGGAACAGGGATAAACGCAGCCCTTGACCACTCCATAAAAGTAGTGGAACAACGTAACCAAAAAATAGAGCAAAAGTTAAAAGAACAGCGAGAATGGAAAGCCTCGCATCCAGGTAAAAGATAGCAATGAAAAGAACATCGGTGACCTTCTTCTGAAGGTAAGAAACTCAGATCGTCCAGGGGGTGACAAGGGGACGTTCGGTAAAACATAAGTGACTTTTTTCAGGAGAGCTTCAACCTCTTTCTCCTGCCAATGTCCCTGCTCGGCGCAGCGCCCTGGAGAATAGCGGGAAGGGAATCTGAGGGATTGAGTTATTTACTTATTAACGAACGCTACCTGCCCCGGTTTTGCACCCACCTCTGTCCGCAATGAGCATCGAACGAGCCGAAGGCGCGTAACGGGTGGGAGCCGGAGCGTGGCTGCTCGGGGATAAGTTCATGCGCTTCGCGTCTCGGCCAGACGGCGTCGACCAACTATATGAACGTCTGTGGGAGCCGGAGGGGACTTTATTTCAACCGGACATGGTGATAGGATGCAGTTGCGCCATACGTATATTTTGGATTTTACTTAATATAGTGCGGGAATTTGCGTTTCGTTTTATTCCGGCAAGCTCAGTTTAGCTGATATACTGATAAAGAGCACATTCTTATATATCGACGGGAGGTAATAATGAAGCGCTTTTATTTGCCAATGACTTTGGCACTGGTTTTCTTGTTGGCCGGAGTTCTTGCCGCTGGTCCGGTGCTGGCTAAGAAGCCCCCCTGGGCAGGTGGTGACACGCAAGATAAGGGCAAGTCCAAGGAGACCCAGGAAAGGTATGATGGGAAAGGGGGCCCTGACCGCGGGAAATCCCAGGACAAAAAGGGTCCTGATGGGAAGGGACATCGCTACTTCACTGAACAACAGCGGGTTCACATTCACGATTATTATGGGCAACAGTATAAAAAAGGCCACTGCCCGCCGGGTCTTGCCAAAAAGCACAATGGTTGCATGCCGCCCGGACAGGCGAAGAAATGGGTGGTCGGACGGCCGCTGCCGAGGGATGTCGTCTTCTACAATCTCCCGCAGAGCGTCCTCGTGCAACTGGGACCGCCGCCGTCAAAGCACCGTTTTGTGCGCGTGGCGCAGGATATCCTGCTCATCGCGACAGGGACCGGTATGGTGGTGGATGCCATTGATGACCTGAACTGGCAATTCGATCGTTAGGGAGCAGGAGGGGAGCAATACGGCAAATGCACTACAGACAAATTGGTTGTTTGATCAGCCTGGTGATATTTTTTACATGGATCCCTTTAGCATTCGCCGAAACGATGCCTGAAAAGGCGCAACGTCATGAATACAAGGCTGAACAGGTACTCTCCGTTCCGGATGTTATAGGCGTGTTGATCTCTCTTTCAAACAAGCAGATCTGGCAAGTAAGGGGAAATTGCGGCTTACACCTTATCGATTTTAAAAATGTCTATCCCAACAGAGACGGTTGGGTAAACACCAAAACAGGATTTTCTTTAACCAGCGTACCAGAGGCAAGGTATGAATCCAAGCAGGTGGATGGACTCATATTGAAATACAATTATATCGCAAATACATGTCCACCGGGTGAACATCAGAAAGATTACAATTGCTTTGGTGAAGCGCTGATTGAAGTTGAGATCGTGTCAAAAAACCTTGTAAAGATAATACAAAAACCTATAAGATGTGACCCCAACAATTATATCCCGAGGGGTGAGCGATCATGTACATTTCAGAGAAACTAGAGGGCGAATTGCTCATTCCTTCCTGAAAGCCGAAATGGCAATGTGAGATCGAAGCTTTCACGAAGCAAGAAGAATAGTATCCCCGGGCAGATATTAGCTTAAGGATCACGGGACCCGTTGCGCTTTCGGGGAACGCGGACCGGGCACAAAAGTGACCGGGACCGATGCGTCTGACTGCACGGGGGGGGGATAAGGCCACGCGCCCCGCAACCCGCCGCAAACCTCAGAAGGGCGCCCCCAAAGCTTCGCCTTGCGGCATTTATATGGGTTGCATATCCTCTGGCGGCCTATTATAATTCTGCATGAATCCCTCCAGAATATTGCCCTCGCTCTTTCAGCTCATGTACCGGTCTTTGTTGATCGCCGTTTCACTGATCATACTCTTCCCTTGTCCTGGCACGTCATCATCGGACCCTGTGCGTTTCTTTCGGACGGGGGACGGCACGATAAGCATACGGAATGAGCACAATGGACGAGAAGCGACGGTGAATCTTTTTGATGCCGACGGCAGGTTCAATGAAAAGGCTCTCGATGCAATCGACGGGGTGTTTGGTTTTTCCGACGGTCGGAAGGGAGAGCATATCTCTCTAAGGCTTCTCATCTTACTGGATTATTTCTCTGACAAGGTCGCTCCCGGTAAGATGATCCATCTCATTTCAGGCTACAGGAGCCCTGCCTATAACCAGAAGCTGAAGAAGTCCGGCGGCAACGTGGCAAGGACGAGCACTCATATGGACGGCATGGCCCTGGATTTCTACCTGGAGGGGATAGGCGGCAAGGTCCTGTGGGAGGCTATTCGCAAGGAGAATTGCTGCGGAGTCGGCCATTACGGAGGCAAGAGCATTCACCTCGATTCCGGAAAGCCCCGCTTCTGGGAGGCGGCAACGTCTAAGACCGGCACGAGGGAAAGTGAATTCAACCGCAAACTCTACCTGTCAACCGAATATGATCGCTACAGGCAAGGAGAGAAGGTCCGCTTCCTCCTCACTTCCTTGAGTGATTTTCCATTCGGGATCCGCAAGACAGCCGCATTGGTCAAGGATGGTGAAGGAAAGAATGACGCGGCGGTGCTGACAATTCAAGGCCGGGGCGAAGAAGAGTGCGTCATGGTCAATGACAGGAACGCGTCGCGATCGATCCGGGCAACGCTGCCCGCGGGATTGGAAGCGGGTCGATACAGAATTCGATTTGATTTCTGCAGAAGACCATTTGAACAAATGCCAACCAAGACCTTATCAAACGAGATAGAGATCGTTGGAGAGTGACATCCTGAAACCCTGAGATTTCCAAAAGGCATCTCATGTGAAGATGCGAGGGATGTCCCCCCGTCCCCGGTGATCGCATCCAACTGACACCGTCAGGCTCGGGGTCTCACTGTATCTTTATCCTGGCGTCACAGATCCGGATACCATGAGAGGAGACAAATACGGGGTTTAGATCCATTTCCCGTATTTCGGGACGGTCTGCAAGAAACGTTGAGATCCGGAAGAGAAAACTCTCGATCGCCGCGAGATCGACGGAACCATTTCGAGGGTTCTTCAGCACTTCGCACCCCTTCAGTTCTTCCAGCATATCCTTCGCATCGGAAGGTCCCAGCGGGACCAATCTGAAGGAAACGTCTTTCATCGCCTCCACAAAGATGCCTCCCAGTCCGAACATCAGAACGGGTCCGAACTGTGGATCGCTGAGCATCCCCACGATCACCTCGATACCGCCGCCTTGTTCCTGCACCATAACCCCGTCGAGTCTCCTGGATGTGTCCGAGGCAAAGCTTCCGACGATCTCCCTGAATGCTTCTCTCACCGCGGTTTCGTCCTTGAGAGAAACGCGTATGCCGCTCGCTTCCGTCTTGTGTATCACGTCCGGAGACGAAAGCTTCAGCGTCACCGGAAAACCTATCTCCCCCGCCTTGTCTGCGGCCTCGTCCTCGTTCTTTGCCAGACAACTTTTCAGGACGGGGAACCCCTGTTCTTCAAGGAATGTTATGGCATCTACCGAGAGTATCAATGCTCCCACGTTCTCACCCCGTCCCTTTCGTTAACAGTCTGACCTTCCACAGGTTGGCCATGGCATTCACAGCCCGTTCGGGCGTGGGAAGGATCGCTGCCCCTTTGCTGCGGTCAAGCGCCTTTATAGGCTCGTCCCATATGCCGGGAGGAGCGGTGAAGCAGGCAATGACAGGTTTTCGAAAAGGGTCCACGGCCTTCATATATTCAACCATCCCCTCTGCCAGCTTCAGGTTGGCCGACGCATACATGGCAAGGAAGATGACGCCATCCGTCTGTTCGTCGTCGAGCACCGTCTTCAGGATCTCGATGATATTTCCGGGATTGTACCATGCAGGCCCCATATCCACGGGATTGGAGCGGATGGCGATGGGAGGCAGAAGGTCGTTGATCCTCCGCTGGGTGGCCTCTGAAAATTCCGACAGCCTGAGCCCGCACGGCTCGAGGGCATCGGAGGCGATCATCCCCGGACCCGCCTGGCCGGACAGCACGGCTATGCGGGTTCCTCCCGGCAAGGGACATGAATCGATGGCTTTTGCCGCATCGAGAAGCTCTTCCGCCGTGGCGACCTCCAGGATCCCCGCCTGGCGAAGGGCGCCTTTCCAGATCGCGTGGTTCCCGGCAAGGGAACCGGTGTGGAACCGGCTCGCGCTGTCGCCCTTTTCGCTCTTACCCGCCTTCAGCGCGATGATGGGCTTCTTCCCGCGAAGCGACCTCGCGGCATCGAGAAGCTTCCTCGGCTCGTCAAGCCCCTCTATATACAGGGCCACCACCCGCGTTGTGTCGTCGGTCTCAACGAGATGCGTGAGAAGCTCGGGGAAGTCGACGTTGCAGCGGTTGCCGAGGCTCATGAGCTTCGACATAGCCACCCTCTGCTCGATCGCGAGAAAACCGCAGAGATGGCAGATGCCCCCGCTCTGGCTTATGAGGGCGACACCGCCTTTTTCGATGCGTGAGAACTCGGATGTGAAGGACGCGTTCACCGCGGAACTCAGGTTGACGAAACCGAAGGTATTCGGCCCGATGATGGGCAAACCGTACCGCCCCGCTATCTCCCTGATCTCTTCTTCCAGGGCGCCGCCGCCGGGGTCCTCGATCTCCTTGAAGCCCGCCGTGATCAGCACCACCCCGCTTACGCCCTTGCGCCCGCACGCGTGAAGTGTTTCCGGCACCGCGCGGGCGGGCACGGCGATGACCGCCAGGTCGACCTCCCCCGGTATCGCTTCCAGCGAAGGGTACGATATGAGGCCCCAGATCTTCTCGCCCTTTGGATTAATGGGAAATATCTTTCCCCGGTAATTGCCGACAAGGCTCTTCATCACGTGATAGCCGAGCTTGTCAAAGCTGTTGGATGCCCCGATGACCGCGACGGAGGCGGGAGAGAAAAGCCGGGTAAGTCTTTCATTCGTCATGCAGCCCCCCATATCAACGTGTTGAACGAAGTCCCCCCTAATCTGTAGCACGGCAACGGGGAAAAGACAACCGGTAAGGCCTCCTTCACTTGTCTTCCAGCATCTGCTCCACCTGGGCCATCTTGCCGAGGGCTGTTTCCTCGGAGACGAGGACCATACCGCAGGAGGGGCAATGGGGCAGATCGGTGGTGAAACGGTTTCCCATGTATTCCACGGTGACCGGTCCCGATACAATATCGCACCGGCATCGTTCACACTGCCACTTCAATTCGTCCCTCACCGTCTCCTCGCTCTTCATGAGACCCTCAGCTCCATGCGATGACTGTAAGCATTGTAGACAACGAACCCTTCGGCGCCCCTGCCGTACTCAACCCAGAAGGTGACCTTGCGGGGCCTGAAGGCGGCCTTGAAACGGCCCGTCTCGGGATGAAAGAACTTTTCGCCGCTCATCTCGGCATGATGGATCACCTTCCGCAGGTCCTCGTCCAGGATGCGCCGCTCCTCCAGCAGGACCCGCACCTCAGGTTCTATCTCCAGCTTTATCTTCCGGTGCTCGGCGGTCCTCATCAGCGGCTCCGACCAGAGATCTTCGAGGAAACGGTCTTTGAGGCGGGAGCGATTCTCCTGCCTGCGCGACCAGCCTGGGTCTTTGAGGGCCGCCGGATCGGGCACCCGCGGGTCCGGAAAGAGAAGGTCCAGAACGTGGAGGACCCGTTTGCCCGCCGATGCCAGCCTGTCCCGGCACATGGCGCAGTAGGCCAGGTAATCCTCTTCGCTTCTGCGGGCCCTCACGCGCGCCGTCTCGCGGGCCATCTCCGGGTTGGCATTCTGCTGAAGCCCTCCGAAGCCGCAGCACTCGGTCCTCGCCCGGCCGAGTTCGAGTTCCCCGACGCGGACTCCCAGCCGGCCCAGTATATGCCGGACCGATGTCTGAATACCCGGTTCGGACCTCGTGGTGCAGGGATCGTGAAGGACGAGGGATGGTTCGCGGGAGGTCCCGGGCGGTATTGGTCCCTCCATCTCGTCGAGCACCGTCCATAGAGAGGTCACCGCGACCTCCGGCAGGTGGTCCTTGAAGATCCGAAGGCAGGTGGAGCAGGCAAATATCAGTTTCGGCCCGCCCAGGCTGCTCCATTGCCCCATGACCGCTTCGAGACAGGAGGCGAACTGCTCCCTGGAGCCGGCCCACCAGGCCGGCGCCCCGCAGCATCCCAGCATGAGCCCCACCCCTCCCGTAAGCCTGGACCGCAGGTACTCATAGACGGCGATGACCTTGTCCGGTTGAGAGCCCGAAAGCTGGCACCCCGGGAAAAAGGCCTGGGCGCTCGCCTTCAGGCCGGGTCCATGGCGGGCGAGGGCAAAGCGGTCGCTTAAGCTGAAGGCCATATCCTGCAGGGCGAACTCATGAGCAGACGGAGGCATCTTGCCCCTCTCGACCATGCTTTCCCGTGCCTCACGACAAAGGTCCTGCATGGCAAAGCCTTCGGGGCAGACCGCCTCACAGAGTCCGCAGAGACTGCAGGAATTGATGAGCTTGTTCGCCTGATGCGCACCCCTGACAATGGATTCGTTGTTATAGATCTCCCGCGTGTATTTCCTGGGGTACGCTCCGAACCGTTCCAGGTAGACACAGACCTTGACGCATTCCAGGCACTGGCATTGAAGGCACCGGCGCGCCTCGTGGAGGGCCTCCTCGCTCGTATAGCCCTTCGGAGGGTCCGACGCCTCTATGGCCGGCAGGGGTATAACATCGGTGATACCGGCGAAGAGACGTGTCGGCAGGGGGCCTTCCTTTTCCCGTCCCGCGGTGAGAGACACCCTCTGGAGATAACGGTCCATGGAATTCGCGGCGAAGCGGCCTTCGGCCGCCTGCCAGACAGGCGATATCCGGCCGCCGCGGGGCAGCCCGCCCGCAAAAACGCCTTCGCGGCTCGTCCCTTGCGTCCCGGGGTCGACACGGATGCTTCCCGTATCATCCTCTTCCAGGCCCCACGGTCCCGCGCGCAAGGAATCCAATCCCACATACACGGCTCCGAAGGATTGGAGACAATTGTCCAGGAAACCAGGCCCATCCGCAGCGGCGCCCGGCTGGATCTCCATCCCGAGTTTCACCAGGAAAGCTATTTCATCTTCGATGACCTTCCAGGGCAATAGATCCGGATAACCCTCCGCCAGCGATCCACCCGGTCTTTTCCCCGGTTCGAAAATGCAGACGCCATACCCTTTGCGCAGGCAATCCCAGGCCGCCGCCAGACTGCTCAATCCGCTGCCGGCTATGGCAATGCGTTTTCCCCGCGGGGGCAGAGGAAGAAGCTTCTGGGGTTCCGAACCCTGGCACACGCAATAGCGCTCCAGGGCGCCTATCCGAATGGCCTCCCCCGCCTCGGACCTCTTGCAGTGCTCCTCACAGGGGGCATCACAGATGCGTCCCAGGATGTTGGGCAAAGGCATTGTCCTGCGCAGCGTCCCCAGCGCCTCCTTCCGGTCCGACCGAGCCAGATGCCCGACGAAGGCGCGGACATCGATGTGCAGGGGACAGGCGGCGGCACACCAGGGGAGCTCGTCCTGGATGCATTGGTCTTCCCGCCGACGCAGTTCTTGTTGGTCCATAGTGATAGCATTTGAGGACCCGGGGGGCCAGGAGTTCCGCAAACCTCCCCGCCCCTCGGGTCCGGTCTTAATATTTACGTTTCACAGTGCATCACGATCGTTTCTCCCGACCCTTTCTACTTCCCGGCCTTGAGCCCGGTCAGGACCTTTTCCGGCAGGGCCGGAAGATGCCTGATGCGCACCCCCGTGGCATCGTAAATAGCGTTGATGACGGCCACATGGGACGAGGTCAGGGGAAGCTCGCCCGCCCCTGCGGCCCCGAAAGGCCCGTTTTCACGGAAAGTCTCCATATAATGGATATCGATCTTATCGGGGATGTCTTTCGAGTAAGGCAATCCGCAGGCGTGAAGGGAGGTATGTTTCTTCAGGTCCTCAAAGTCTTCCGTGAGGGCAAGGCCGATGCCCTGGGCGACACCTCCATAGATCTGACCATCGACGACCAGTTTGTTGTTGATCTTACCGACATCGGCCATGACGGTGAAGCCTTCGACTGCCGTTTTTCCAGTCTTCGCATCGACGGCCACCTCGGCCATGAACATACCGTACATGTAAACAGGGAAAGGTGCTCCCTGGGCCGTTTCCAGCGAGCAGGCGGTGCACATGGAGGCGGTCCAGACGCCGGAGTAGGAAAGCGCCATCTTTTCCGCGACCATCTCCTCGTAGGTGCGATAGGTGCCGTCGGGCTTGCGCATGGCAGCGAGGAGGAGCTCACAGCCGTTCTTGATCGCGTTGCCCGTCATCACCTGGGAACGGCTGCCCCCGGCGGGACCTGAGTTGGGCGTCAGGGCCGTATCGTTCATCACGAGGTGGATCTGTTCCGGAGTCAGTCCCAGGGGCCTCAACGCCTTGTGGGCCGTGCCCAGGGTTCCCATGTCGGCCCCCTGGCCGTGGTCTTCCCAGGCATTGAAGACCGTCACGGTGTTGTCCGGGTTCAATTCAACGCGCATCTCGGAACTGTCCGGCCCGTCAAGACCGCAGCCGTAAATGCCGAGCGATATCCCCACGCCTCTCTTGATATCATCGCTGGAGCCCGCTCTGGCCTTCTTTCTGGCCTCCTGGTACAGCGGGCGCAGTTTGTCGATCATATCCGCAAAACAGAGGACCTCCGGCGTCTGGCCTGTCGGAGTCGTGTCTCCCGGCCGGTAGACATTGCGGGCCCGCAGTTCCAGGGGGTCCTCTCCCATCTTCGCCGCCAGCTCATCCATCAGGCTCTCGCCGGCAAAGAAGCTCTGCGGTGAACCGTAAGCCCGGAAGGCGCTTCCCCATGCGTGGTTGGTGCAGACCGTCCTTCCCTCGCCCCGGATATTGGGGATGCCATAGCCGGCGCCGATGAACTGGGCCCCCCGCATGGTCACGAGGTCCCCGAATTCCGAATAAGGCCCATGATCGACGCTCCAATCGCTCTCCATGGCGAGGAGCTTGCCGTCCTTGTCGGCCCCGTACTTGACCTTCATCCAGAAGGGCGAGCGCTTGCCGGTGTAAGTGATGTGCTGGTAATAATTGTAGCGGAGGAAGACGGGGCGATTCGTGGCCATGCAGGCCGCCCCGAGGAGGGCCTCCATGGTGGGACTGAACTTGTATCCGAAGGTGCCTCCCGAGGGGTTCTGGATGAGGCGCAGCTTTTCCGGCTCAACACCGAGCCCGGGGGCGATCATCGCGTGATGGAGATGGATGCCGATGCTCTTGGAGTGGATGGTCAACCGGCCTTCATCGTCGTAGTACGCGAGGCCGACATCCGTTTCCATCGTCATATGGGGCTGGCGCTGCAGGTAGTATTCCCCTTCCACCACGTGCGCCGCCGTGGACATGATGGGCGCCGTGTCCTCCCCCTTTATGATGGGGATCCTGAAATAGATGTTCGGAGTGCCGGGATGGATCTCTATGGCGTCCTCCGCCATGGCGGCGGGCGCACTCATGTAGGCCGGCAGCTCCTCGAGGTCGACCTTGACCTTCACGGCGGCCGCTTCAGCCGCGCCTTGAGTATCGGCACAGACAATCGCGATGGCGTCCCCATACTGGTACACCTTGTCGTCGCACAGGATAGGGCGGTCCCAACCATCGCCGGCATTGGTGGGAAAAGTAATGAGGCCGGTGATCCGGTTCTTGCCCTTCACATCCCTGTGGGTAACCACCTTGAAGACCCCGGGCATCTTTTCGGCCTCCGAAATATCGATGCCCTTGATGTTGGCATGAGACACCTTTGCCTGGACAAGAGCCAGGTGGAGGGTGTCGGCGGGCATCTTCAGCCCCAGGTCGTCGCCGTAATCGAGGGCGCCCGTCACCTTGGCAACCGCCGATGGCCTCGGGTACTTGCTGCCCCATATTTCGCCGTCGGCGGGCATCCTGAAGAGAAGCTCCGAGGCATCCATCTCGCCGCGGAGCACCTTCGCGGCGTCCATCACCGCGTCGACTATGGGTTTATATCCGGTACAGCGGCAGGCGTTGCGGTGACCACTGAACCATTCGCGGACCTGCTCCCGGGTGGGATTCGGGTTCTGAGCCAGGAGGACTCTCGCCGAGACGATGAATCCCGGCGTGCAGAAACCGCACTGGGCGCCGCCGTGGATGATCCACGCAAGCTGCAGGGGGTGGAGACTGCCAGGCGCGCCTATCCCCTCGATGGTGGTTACACGGGCCCCTTCGGGCACCCTCGACATCTTCGTGATGCAGGAGCGGACCAGCTTATCGTCCATGATCACGTTGCACGCGCCGCACTCACCCTGCCCGCAGCCGACCTTGGTCCCTGTCAATCCGAGCTGACCGCGAAGAACATTCGCCAGAGACTCGTCCGCCTGGGCAATCACCGTTCGATTGGAACCGTTAACACTAATTGTTCTCTTGATCATGCCGAACTCCTCCCTTTTTCAGGTTATCCTTTCTATTATCCTTTCTATCCAGAACTCCCGACCGACACGAAACTGATCCTTTTAAGACTATTATGGCACACTATTTTCGATTTGTTTACCCTCCCCACACCGGGGCAAAGGGATTTTATTCTTTCTATTACTTTTCAAAGAGGACAAAGGGGGAATTTCTTTTCCTGCGGGACCCATAAAGGCAGGTTGGTTCCTTTGGGCCTTGTTTTTGCTTGTGGGAATGGGGAAGGACATATCCTTTTCTCTCCAGTCGAAGGGTACGGCGAGAATGCCGCCTGATCACGGGAGGCTCCGGCGTCAGGCGGACGCCTTTCTCTGCGTCCTCTGCGAGCTTGAGCGAGAAACGAACGGGCGTGAGATCAGCGCTTCAGGCTTCCTCCGTACCTTCCAGTGCGCGGCGCAGCGCTTCGGCTTCGGCTTCGCTCAGGGTCTTCCTTTCTTTCGCCATCTCCAGGGCCATCTTCGAAAGCGCCAGGTAGATCTCCTTGTGCAGCGCCATGTCCTTCATGGCGGCAAGATGGGAACGGACGGTCTTGTCGTCTCCCCGAACAATGGGACCCGTCAGGGCCGCAAGGGGGCCCTTGTTCTCTATGTTCTTCATGGTCGCCCGTATGATGGGGAGGAAGGGTTCAAGACCGGCATCTATCC encodes:
- a CDS encoding DUF882 domain-containing protein, giving the protein MYRSLLIAVSLIILFPCPGTSSSDPVRFFRTGDGTISIRNEHNGREATVNLFDADGRFNEKALDAIDGVFGFSDGRKGEHISLRLLILLDYFSDKVAPGKMIHLISGYRSPAYNQKLKKSGGNVARTSTHMDGMALDFYLEGIGGKVLWEAIRKENCCGVGHYGGKSIHLDSGKPRFWEAATSKTGTRESEFNRKLYLSTEYDRYRQGEKVRFLLTSLSDFPFGIRKTAALVKDGEGKNDAAVLTIQGRGEEECVMVNDRNASRSIRATLPAGLEAGRYRIRFDFCRRPFEQMPTKTLSNEIEIVGE
- a CDS encoding acetate--CoA ligase family protein, whose protein sequence is MGALILSVDAITFLEEQGFPVLKSCLAKNEDEAADKAGEIGFPVTLKLSSPDVIHKTEASGIRVSLKDETAVREAFREIVGSFASDTSRRLDGVMVQEQGGGIEVIVGMLSDPQFGPVLMFGLGGIFVEAMKDVSFRLVPLGPSDAKDMLEELKGCEVLKNPRNGSVDLAAIESFLFRISTFLADRPEIREMDLNPVFVSSHGIRICDARIKIQ
- a CDS encoding CoA-binding protein — its product is MTNERLTRLFSPASVAVIGASNSFDKLGYHVMKSLVGNYRGKIFPINPKGEKIWGLISYPSLEAIPGEVDLAVIAVPARAVPETLHACGRKGVSGVVLITAGFKEIEDPGGGALEEEIREIAGRYGLPIIGPNTFGFVNLSSAVNASFTSEFSRIEKGGVALISQSGGICHLCGFLAIEQRVAMSKLMSLGNRCNVDFPELLTHLVETDDTTRVVALYIEGLDEPRKLLDAARSLRGKKPIIALKAGKSEKGDSASRFHTGSLAGNHAIWKGALRQAGILEVATAEELLDAAKAIDSCPLPGGTRIAVLSGQAGPGMIASDALEPCGLRLSEFSEATQRRINDLLPPIAIRSNPVDMGPAWYNPGNIIEILKTVLDDEQTDGVIFLAMYASANLKLAEGMVEYMKAVDPFRKPVIACFTAPPGIWDEPIKALDRSKGAAILPTPERAVNAMANLWKVRLLTKGTG
- a CDS encoding 4Fe-4S dicluster domain-containing protein; translated protein: MDQQELRRREDQCIQDELPWCAAACPLHIDVRAFVGHLARSDRKEALGTLRRTMPLPNILGRICDAPCEEHCKRSEAGEAIRIGALERYCVCQGSEPQKLLPLPPRGKRIAIAGSGLSSLAAAWDCLRKGYGVCIFEPGKRPGGSLAEGYPDLLPWKVIEDEIAFLVKLGMEIQPGAAADGPGFLDNCLQSFGAVYVGLDSLRAGPWGLEEDDTGSIRVDPGTQGTSREGVFAGGLPRGGRISPVWQAAEGRFAANSMDRYLQRVSLTAGREKEGPLPTRLFAGITDVIPLPAIEASDPPKGYTSEEALHEARRCLQCQCLECVKVCVYLERFGAYPRKYTREIYNNESIVRGAHQANKLINSCSLCGLCEAVCPEGFAMQDLCREARESMVERGKMPPSAHEFALQDMAFSLSDRFALARHGPGLKASAQAFFPGCQLSGSQPDKVIAVYEYLRSRLTGGVGLMLGCCGAPAWWAGSREQFASCLEAVMGQWSSLGGPKLIFACSTCLRIFKDHLPEVAVTSLWTVLDEMEGPIPPGTSREPSLVLHDPCTTRSEPGIQTSVRHILGRLGVRVGELELGRARTECCGFGGLQQNANPEMARETARVRARRSEEDYLAYCAMCRDRLASAGKRVLHVLDLLFPDPRVPDPAALKDPGWSRRQENRSRLKDRFLEDLWSEPLMRTAEHRKIKLEIEPEVRVLLEERRILDEDLRKVIHHAEMSGEKFFHPETGRFKAAFRPRKVTFWVEYGRGAEGFVVYNAYSHRMELRVS
- a CDS encoding molybdopterin-dependent oxidoreductase translates to MIKRTISVNGSNRTVIAQADESLANVLRGQLGLTGTKVGCGQGECGACNVIMDDKLVRSCITKMSRVPEGARVTTIEGIGAPGSLHPLQLAWIIHGGAQCGFCTPGFIVSARVLLAQNPNPTREQVREWFSGHRNACRCTGYKPIVDAVMDAAKVLRGEMDASELLFRMPADGEIWGSKYPRPSAVAKVTGALDYGDDLGLKMPADTLHLALVQAKVSHANIKGIDISEAEKMPGVFKVVTHRDVKGKNRITGLITFPTNAGDGWDRPILCDDKVYQYGDAIAIVCADTQGAAEAAAVKVKVDLEELPAYMSAPAAMAEDAIEIHPGTPNIYFRIPIIKGEDTAPIMSTAAHVVEGEYYLQRQPHMTMETDVGLAYYDDEGRLTIHSKSIGIHLHHAMIAPGLGVEPEKLRLIQNPSGGTFGYKFSPTMEALLGAACMATNRPVFLRYNYYQHITYTGKRSPFWMKVKYGADKDGKLLAMESDWSVDHGPYSEFGDLVTMRGAQFIGAGYGIPNIRGEGRTVCTNHAWGSAFRAYGSPQSFFAGESLMDELAAKMGEDPLELRARNVYRPGDTTPTGQTPEVLCFADMIDKLRPLYQEARKKARAGSSDDIKRGVGISLGIYGCGLDGPDSSEMRVELNPDNTVTVFNAWEDHGQGADMGTLGTAHKALRPLGLTPEQIHLVMNDTALTPNSGPAGGSRSQVMTGNAIKNGCELLLAAMRKPDGTYRTYEEMVAEKMALSYSGVWTASMCTACSLETAQGAPFPVYMYGMFMAEVAVDAKTGKTAVEGFTVMADVGKINNKLVVDGQIYGGVAQGIGLALTEDFEDLKKHTSLHACGLPYSKDIPDKIDIHYMETFRENGPFGAAGAGELPLTSSHVAVINAIYDATGVRIRHLPALPEKVLTGLKAGK